In Dehalococcoidia bacterium, the sequence GCCGGGGAACTTGAGAGTCGTCTCGTTCGCGCCGCCTTCCTCCCACTTGTCGGTGCGCAGGGTCGCGCTCAGACCCGAGCACTCCGAGAACGTAGCCTCGATCAGCCCATCGATTTCGACGCAGTACCGCGGGCCGATGACGTACTTGTCGGACTTGAGGCTGTCGCCAGCAAAAGTGTTTGCCACCGATTACCTCCACGCCCGTCCGGAGGTCTCACCGCGGCGCTCGCGTTGACGCAAGAGGTCCTCCTTGAGGCGGTAGTAGACAAGGTCGACCAGGCGCTCCAGTTGCTGGGGCGAGAGGCCGGCGGGCCCGGCCGTGCTGCCGGCGCCCCCCTCTGTGCTCGTCGAAGGTTCAGGACCCGCCATAGGTCTCCCGCCTCACAACTGGTTCAGCGTCAGGCTCGTGCTTTCCTCGTTCATTCGCTCGTTGATCCGGCTAATCTGCTTCGCCCACTCGATGCGGTCGGCGTGCTCGAGGCCGAGGATGTAGTCCAGCGGCCAGTGGAAGTGGTAGGCGATGTACGCGACCTCCTCCGCAAGCCTGTCCTGCGGGTAGGTCACGCCCATCTCCCACGACCGCCCCAACCGCCTGAATTCCGGGACTTCGCCGGCCTCTAGGCTAAAGGGGCGGCTGCCGCGGGCACCTCCTCCGCCGTCGTGAATGGCACGAACTCGTCGCCGCAACTCGGGCAACGCACCATACCGGCGTCGGGATCGGCGAGCTCGTTCTTGGTCCGGTACAGCTCCTGCAAGAACGCCAGGTCCGCTGTGAAGAGGCCCTCGATCACGCCGGTGTCGATCGCCGGCAGGGTGCCCAGATGAGTGACCACGCGCGCCAGGAGGATGATCGTGTGGTAGGCCTGGTTCTGGCGCACCCTCGGATCGCGCAACGGGGCGATTTCGTCCAGCGCCGTCGCCAGCCGCATCCGGCCCTTCCGGTGGATGGTGCCGTTACGGTCGATGTACCCCCTGGGCAGCGTGAAGTCGAACTCGGTCTGCAACATCAGGCTGACCGGACCAACCCTTCGTGTGAGATTGTGATCTCTTCGATCGCGGCGGCGTTGTTGGTCGTGTTGACGTCCGGTCCCTTCCACTTAGACGGCCAGCCGCGGACGAAGTCGAATCGCGCGATCGCCTGGTTCTCCGAGTTGTAGAGCACGATGGAGCCGCTCTTGCGCGCCTCGGCGAGCTTGCCGTCGACGACCTGTTGCCGCCACTTGAACAGCTCCATCGAGTCGGTGACGCCCTTCTTGAGGACGATGTCCGCCCACTTCAGGTTGCCGGGCTGCTTGCTGATGAACTGCTTGCCGCCCCGTCCTACCTCGCGGTGTTCGATCACGTCGTGGCTGCTCTCGAACCCGCTCGCCTCGCGGAAGGTGCACTCCTCGATGCCCTGCACCTCGAGCGCGAAGTGGTGGACGACCTGCGGGTCCTTGAGCCCTTCGAAAGCGAGTCTTGGCATGTTCCTCTTCCCTCCTTATGCCGTTTAGTGACTTGCTGCTTACTCCGTCGCGCCAGGGGTGATCTGGCGGATGTGGAAAATGACGAACTCGGCCGGCTTCACGGGCGCGATGCCGATCTCGCAGACCATCATGCCGGCGTCGATGACCTCCGGCGGGTTGGTCTCGCGGTCGCACTTGACGTAGAACGCCTCGTCCGCGGTGGCCCCGAAGAGGGCGCCCGTGCCCCAGAGACGGGTCAGGAAGGCAGTGATGTCGCGCCGGACGCGGGCCCAGAGACTCTCGTCGTTCGGCTCGAATACCACCCACTGCGTGCCCTGCTCCAGCGACTTCTTCACGTAGTTGAAGACGCGCCGGACGTTGATGTAGCGCCACTCGGACGCGGCTTCCGCCAGCGTGCGCGCGCCCCAGACTCGTATCCCGCGTCCGGGGAAGGCCCGGATGCAGTTGATGCTGTGCACGTTGAGCGTGCCCAGCTCCTCCATCGTGAGCTGCGTCTCCAAGTCCAGCACGCCGAGCACCTGCTCGTTGGCCGGGGCCTTGTGGACGCCGCGGTTGTCGTCGGAGCGGGACCAGATGCCGGCCATGTGGCCGCTTGGCGGGATAAACCGCGTGGTGTTCGTCGCC encodes:
- a CDS encoding phage tail assembly protein, whose translation is MLQTEFDFTLPRGYIDRNGTIHRKGRMRLATALDEIAPLRDPRVRQNQAYHTIILLARVVTHLGTLPAIDTGVIEGLFTADLAFLQELYRTKNELADPDAGMVRCPSCGDEFVPFTTAEEVPAAAAPLA
- a CDS encoding DUF6760 family protein, whose amino-acid sequence is MTYPQDRLAEEVAYIAYHFHWPLDYILGLEHADRIEWAKQISRINERMNEESTSLTLNQL
- a CDS encoding phage tail protein; this translates as MPRLAFEGLKDPQVVHHFALEVQGIEECTFREASGFESSHDVIEHREVGRGGKQFISKQPGNLKWADIVLKKGVTDSMELFKWRQQVVDGKLAEARKSGSIVLYNSENQAIARFDFVRGWPSKWKGPDVNTTNNAAAIEEITISHEGLVRSA